From the Clarias gariepinus isolate MV-2021 ecotype Netherlands chromosome 3, CGAR_prim_01v2, whole genome shotgun sequence genome, one window contains:
- the mrpl24 gene encoding probable 39S ribosomal protein L24, mitochondrial: MRLTSLLAMAARAALPLDYRYGTNRPWTVAARRLNPPGKRRRKVFVDPIAPEEWSVFRGDMVEILSGKDKGKQGKVTQVFRHRNWVIIEGLNTHYRYIGKSGDYRGTYIGSEAPLLLKNISLVDPTDRKPTETEWRFTEDGEKVRVSVRTGRIIPKPVFQRKDGIIPQQWKDGPKDTSPEDALEKTYTPSLKTLEEEVMEKMNIQEPRRPRKSFWY, translated from the exons aTGCGTCTAACGTCTCTGCTCGCCATGGCGGCGAGGGCTGCGCTGCCCCTTGATTACCGGTACGGGACGAACAGACCCTGGACCGTTGCGGCACGGAGGCTGAACCCCCcggggaagaggaggaggaaggtgtTCGTGGACCCGATCGCTCCTGAGGAGTGGAGTGTGTTCAGAGGAGACATG GTGGAGATCCTCTCAGGTAAAGATAAAGGGAAACAGGGAAAAGTCACTCAGGTCTTCCGCCATCGGAACTGGGTCATCATCGAGGGCCTCAACACG CACTACAGGTACATTGGTAAGTCTGGAGACTACCGAGGGACGTACATCGGGAGTGAAGCTCCGCTGCTGCTGAAGAACATCTCACTGGTCGACCCCACAGACAG AAAGCCAACAGAGACGGAGTGGAGGTTCACAGAGGATGGAGAAAAGGTCCGGGTGTCGGTCCGGACGGGCCGGATCATCCCTAAACCCGTCTTCCAGAGGAAGGACGGCATCATCCCACAGCAGTGGAAAG atggACCGAAAGACACGTCTCCCGAGGACGCGCTGGAAAAAACGTACACTCCATCACTGAAGACGCTGGAGGAGGAAGTGATGGAGAAAATGAACATCCAGGAACCGAGGAGACCCCGAAAAAGCTTCTGGTACTGA